The nucleotide sequence TGGAATGCGCCCACGGTCTCTCGGCGTTGGGGACGAGTCAACGAGGGGGTTGAAAGCGCCGCTGGCTTGCGGCCTAGGGGTACAAGCTCAGGAAGTTGCGCTTCAAGACGGCGTCCAGGACGCCCGGCGGTACGTCCGCACAGCCCGGGACCTTCGGATCGGCCAGCTGCATGCCCGTTGTGTCGCTCGTGCCCCAGCAGCTCGTGAAGCTCTTGCTCACACCCACGGGACCCTGAAGGGCGTGAAGGAATGCGTCGTAGGAGCTCGGAAGGCAGTTCTGGTCGACGCGTCGATCCGTCCCAAAGACGAGTTGCTTGGGATACGCTGCGACGAGCGCGCGCCCAGCGCAACCGGCTACGGCGAAGGCTTCGAAGCGAGCGGTGTCCGTCGACACCCCGGTGTCCAACATGCGGGTTAGACCAGCGGCGTCCTTGGTCATGAAGCCCATATGAGCGACGATGAATCTCCGTCGCGCCTCGGGGGGAACGTGGCTGCCGAGCCATTCTGCCAAGAGCAGCTGGTGCTCGCGTGTCACCTGCGCGCAGGGGGCCACCTGGCTAGTCGTCGGATCGTAGCAGGTAGTCGCGGCACCGTCGTAGGACGCTGCATGCGACACTATCGGAACTCGCAGCTCCTCCAGGATGTAGCGCAGGACCTCGCGCCAGGCCGGTTCCAGCGCTAGGTAGCGCACCGTTGGCTGTTGCATGCAGTCCGAGTTCGGCGTCGAGCTGCCCGGCATCACTTGGCAGAATCCGTTGAAGCGATTCCAGCCGCCAAGGAAGTACCCCGCTTCCACGTCGCCGGACTCGAACTGCTTGCCAATGTGATCCTTGAACCCCAGGGCACCTTGCGTCACCCAGTTCTTCGCCTCCGCTTTGCACTTCGCCGCCCAAGCGTCGTCCAGCTTCTCTTGGTACAAGCAGCGGAGTCCGACGAACGCGATCGCATTGGGCTCAGTGGCAGCTGTCGCCAGATAGGCGTCGTTGAGGCCCTCGAAGTAGTCCTGGAACTGAGGTTCGAACAACGAGTCGTTCACGCGCCAGTATTCGTTCGAGAGCAACACCGCCCGCCCCTCGCGCGCGGGCGCCAGCCCCGCAAAGCCGGAGAAGTCGCAGCAGCGCTGCCCCGAACACGCTGCTTCGGACAGCCCGCAATGCATGTGGGCGTCGATGAAAGCGGCTTGAGCCCACTCCGCGGGCGGTCTGACCCAAGGCTCTCCAGAACCGTCCGTCCCGCCGGCGTCCGTACCGGCACTACTCGGACTTCCAGAGTGGCCGCAGGCCACTGCGAGGCCGAGGAGCGGGCCGGTGAGAACCGTGGTGAGGCGAGCCGACTTCACGCGTCCAGCACTCTACGTCTGCTATCGCGCTCTCGCCAGGCTGTGGGGACCATGCCTACGCGAGCAGATTCACCTTTACAAACGCCTTGGAAGATCCATCTTTGCGGCGCCGTGGCACTTTGGCTCGACCCGGTTCGGCCCTATCTCCCCTGGCTGTTTCTGGCCGTATCCCTGGCCGGGGCGGGGTTTACGCTCAATGCGCTTCGTCCCCTGAAGGGTGGGCGAGTGCTGCTCATCCCTGCGTTCCTGTCGTCGTGGATCGTGGGCGAAATGGTTGCGCACCAGTTCCTTTGGCAGCTGATGGCCACGGTGCTGTTCGTGTGGTTGGGCGCGTTGGCGGCGTGGCCGGGATGGGTCGCCCTGAGTCTGACGGCGATCTCGTGGATCGCGCTGGTTGCGATGTGGCTCAGCGCACGCCGGGCGGAGGGCGTGGTTCGTGGCGCCCTGGCCGAACTGGCTCCCTTCGACGAATGGCCGCGGGTGCCCTGGACCAAGCTGGTGACCCCGCTGCTGATGGGCCGTCGCGGTGTGAAGCGTACGCGTGGCGTCGAATACGCGCGCGTCGGCAAGAAGCGACTGCTGCTCGACGTCTACGAACCCGCGTCCCCAGGCCGCAAGAGACCAGCCGTGCTGCAGATCCACGGCGGGGGCTGGGTGCTCGGCAGTCGGCGCGATCAGGGTTTGCCCTTGCTCTATCACCTGGCCAGCCACGGCTGGGTCGGCTTCAACGTCGACTATCGTCTCAGTCCACGAGCCACGTTTCCTGATCACCTGGTGGACATCAAACGTGCCCTCGCATGGATTCGGGAGCACGCGGACGAGTACGGCGTCGACCCCGATTTCGTGGTGGTGACGGGCGGTTCTGCGGGCGGGCATCTGACGGCGATGATGGCGTTGACGCAGAACGACCCGAGCTACCAGCCGGGGTTCGAGTCCGCGGACACGCGAGTGCAAGCTGCCGTGCCGTTCTATGGAGTGTATTGCTTCGTCGATCGTTTCAAGCTCCATGGGCCCGAGTTCTTCTCGATGCTCCTCGAGCCCTTGGTGATGAAGGCCAAACTGGCGAAAGAGCCCGAGAAGTTCCACAAGGCATCGCCTCTTGATCAAGTGAACGAAGACGCGCCGCCCTTCTTCGTGATCCACGGGGATCGCGACACCCTCGCCCCGGTGCAGTACGCGCGAGAGCTCGTCAGGCTGCTCCGTGAGCGTTCCCACGCTCCCGTGGTCTATGCCGAGTTGCCTGGAGCCCAGCACGCCTTCGACATCTTCTACTCACCGCGCAGCGTGCGCGTCGTCGAAGGCGTCGAGCGCTTCTTGAGCCGCACCTACGCAACGTGGCAAACGACCCACGACTCCGCCTCTACCAGCGCACCCCCCCAGCACGCCATCGAGTGACCCATGGGTATCGGCGACGACATCAAACAGATTGCGAGTTGGTTCG is from Polyangiaceae bacterium and encodes:
- a CDS encoding alpha/beta hydrolase, which codes for MALWLDPVRPYLPWLFLAVSLAGAGFTLNALRPLKGGRVLLIPAFLSSWIVGEMVAHQFLWQLMATVLFVWLGALAAWPGWVALSLTAISWIALVAMWLSARRAEGVVRGALAELAPFDEWPRVPWTKLVTPLLMGRRGVKRTRGVEYARVGKKRLLLDVYEPASPGRKRPAVLQIHGGGWVLGSRRDQGLPLLYHLASHGWVGFNVDYRLSPRATFPDHLVDIKRALAWIREHADEYGVDPDFVVVTGGSAGGHLTAMMALTQNDPSYQPGFESADTRVQAAVPFYGVYCFVDRFKLHGPEFFSMLLEPLVMKAKLAKEPEKFHKASPLDQVNEDAPPFFVIHGDRDTLAPVQYARELVRLLRERSHAPVVYAELPGAQHAFDIFYSPRSVRVVEGVERFLSRTYATWQTTHDSASTSAPPQHAIE